Proteins from a single region of Sesamum indicum cultivar Zhongzhi No. 13 linkage group LG5, S_indicum_v1.0, whole genome shotgun sequence:
- the LOC105162773 gene encoding cytosolic sulfotransferase 12-like produces the protein MEDSSFDLELELSSLPREKWWADDYLYQLGGFWFLPQSIEGVIRVNKNFRPLPSDVILASFPKTGTTWLKALLYSIVNPSSKHRLTVENPHSLVPFLEYFDSYGKPPYESTTVVSPDANHCRRIFSTHMPYQLLERTLDSSDCRVVYVTRNPKDTLVSTWHFVNKWEKAREEPWPFEVAVEKFCCGVTPYGPYDDHVMGYRKLSLKRPKNAHFLTYEELKNDPETHVKNLAEFLGCPFEGEDVEGQVREIVKSCSFEVLSSHEVNKSEDVLPGIPLNLTLNSFFRNGVVGGYKDHLSDEIVEKIDALTREKFHSLGFMYGI, from the coding sequence atggAGGATTCTAGTTTTGACTTGGAGTTGGAGTTATCTTCCCTCCCTAGAGAAAAATGGTGGGCCGATGATTATCTCTATCAACTTGGAGGCTTTTGGTTTTTGCCTCAATCGATCGAAGGTGTTATCAGAGTTAATAAGAATTTTCGACCACTTCCCAGTGATGTAATCTTAGCCTCTTTTCCTAAAACTGGCACCACTTGGCTCAAAGCCCTTCTCTACTCTATTGTTAACCCATCCTCCAAACATCGCTTGACTGTCGAAAATCCACACTCGTTGGTCCCATTTCTGGAATACTTTGATTCCTATGGTAAGCCGCCTTATGAGTCTACCACAGTCGTCTCTCCTGATGCTAATCACTGTCGACGAATTTTCAGCACACACATGCCATACCAACTCCTAGAAAGAACCCTAGATTCATCAGATTGTCGTGTAGTTTATGTGACACGGAATCCGAAGGACACTCTTGTATCGACATGGCATTTCGTGAACAAGTGGGAGAAGGCAAGGGAGGAGCCCTGGCCTTTCGAAGTGGCAGTGGAGAAATTTTGTTGTGGAGTTACTCCTTATGGgccttatgatgatcatgtgaTGGGTTACAGAAAGTTGAGTTTGAAAAGGCCAAAAAATGCGCACTTTCTCACTTATGAGGAGCTTAAGAATGACCCTGAAACTCATGTCAAGAATTTGGCTGAGTTTTTGGGGTGTCCCTTTGAAGGAGAGGATGTGGAGGGGCAGGTGAGAGAGATTGTGAAGAGTTGCAGCTTTGAGGTACTAAGTAGTCATGAAGTGAACAAGTCCGAGGATGTTCTCCCTGGAATACCACTCAACCTAACACTAAATTCTTTCTTTAGAAATGGGGTTGTTGGGGGTTACAAGGACCATCTATCTGATGAGattgtggagaaaatagaTGCACTTACCAGGGAGAAATTTCATTCTTTGGGTTTCATGTATGGGATTTAG
- the LOC105162774 gene encoding uncharacterized protein LOC105162774: protein MAEEFMMDPLPELKKAFSIIFAVQQQRSLQTQIGDSNTNSAYQVSMRDGRGPPRQMQKRRVFFDKDKRNLVCAHCHKQGHLKETSFQIHGTPEWYKALNEKKKQSRGTFNFAGNVDAQGLNKSDTTLVKVESQTDIASMTAEFLKIMKDLGSKHVLAKGKLHKRLYILRSNVCGSLNASTSSILLGICTAAVECSDVLWHARMGHASIAVIKCIPACNISRESQEIKCDICPQAKQSRIPFKNSDSRSAAIFDLVHLDVWGPYKTPSLTGFNYVLTILDDYSRSLWTYLLKHKDQVASTLQTFVALVETQYETKIKVIRSDNGDVIFHELTFPFAKEQILDRADCPLPTVTAGTKDRDSVSLDSAPNVISVPLDSDSMLNDENLQDDVTALPQSHSQMIPRRSSRISHRPVWLEDFVCHHGTQFLQPFSADFKSFVVSLTSLQKPRTFAEAANCPNWQEAMNEELKALENYHT from the exons ATGGCAGAGGAATTTATGATGGATCCGTTGCCGGAGTTGAAGAAGGCATTTTCCATAATCTTTGCAGTCCAACAACAACGCAGTTTGCAGACGCAAATAGGAGATAGCAACACCAATTCAGCATATCAAGTTTCTATGAGAGATGGCAGAGGACCTCCAAGACAAATGCAGAAACGCAGAGTTTTCTTTGATAAGGATAAACGGAATTTAGTATGCGCCCATTGTCATAAGCAGGGGCACCTGAAGGAAACGTCCTTCCAAATTCATGGAACGCCTGAGTGGTACAAGGCGttaaatgaaaagaagaaacagtCACGAGGCACCTTCAATTTTGCAGGAAATGTGGATGCTCAAGGGCTAAATAAGTCAGATACCACTTTGGTGAAGGTTGAATCACAAACCGATATTGCAAGTATGACGGCggaatttttgaaaatcatgaaa GACCTGGGGAGTAAGCATGTGCTAGCAAAAGGGAAGTTACACAAGAGACTGTACATCTTAAGGTCGAATGTGTGTGGAAGTCTGAATGCTTCAACCTCATCGATTCTTCTTGGAATATGTACTGCAGCAGTTGAATGTAGTGATGTTCTATGGCATGCTCGAATGGGACATGCATCTATTGCGGTTATTAAATGCATCCCAGCTTGTAACATTTCTAGAGAATCACAGGAAATAAAATGTGACATTTGTCCTCAGGCAAAGCAGTCACGAATTCCGTTTAAGAATAGTGATTCACGTTCTGCTGCTATTTTTGATTTGGTGCATTTAGATGTTTGGGGTCCATACAAAACGCCAAGTTTAACGGGTTTCAATTATGTCCTAACGATTCTAGATGATTATAGTAGATCGTTATGGACGTATCTTCTTAAACACAAAGATCAAGTGGCATCCACCCTACAAACGTTTGTAGCATTGGTTGAAACTCAATATGAAACTAAGATCAAAGTTATTCGTTCGGACAACGG AGATGTGATATTTCACGAATTGACGTTTCCATTTGCTAAGGAACAGATTTTGGATCGTGCAGACTGTCCCCTTCCTACAGTGACTGCTGGAACTAAGGATAGGGACTCTGTTTCTCTTGATTCAGCACCAAACGTGATCTCAGTGCCACTTGATTCAGATTCTATGTTGAATGATGAAAACTTGCAGGATGATGTCACTGCCTTGCCTCAGTCACATTCTCAGATGATCCCACGAAGATCATCCAGAATCTCTCACAGACCAGTTTGGTTGGAGGACTTCGTATGCCATCATGGTACTCAATTTCTGCAGCCATTTTCTGCtgattttaaatcttttgtggTTTCTTTAACCTCCCTACAGAAACCTCGGACTTTTGCTGAAGCTGCAAATTGCCCAAACTGGCAAGAAGCTATGAATGAAGAGCTTAAAGCTTTGGAGAATTATCATACCTGA